A genomic segment from Fusarium fujikuroi IMI 58289 draft genome, chromosome FFUJ_chr04 encodes:
- a CDS encoding related to TAM domain methyltransferase: MADTTDPPTNPLYRVPGLQQHDPPIEPDHSPPPTSDDVATDDGYASSEHSARSSSLASSVRDYQFENSRRYHKFKEGLYQFPNDLPEQEREDMKHTVAVHLLGGKLHNAPLDRPQKIIDVGTGTGSWAIDMGDEYPSAEVIGIDLSPIQPPWVPPNVRFLVDDAEAPWLYSVNSIDLVHLRNMSTAIKDWPALLGQIYRVLKPGGWIELPESRWVYGCDDGTLRPDFTPPQMVANIRAALAKSGIEMHAAEKNPDRLHDAGFVNIRHEIKKVPVGPWPKDPNLKMIGLYNRSVIYDGLYAITIGPFTRALGWTPEEVEVFLVKVRKDLKDPSVHSYVHFHSLCAQKPFRP; encoded by the exons ATGGCCGATACAACAGACCCCCCGACGAATCCTTTGTATCGAGTCCCCGGGCTACAACAGCATGATCCTCCAATTGAACCAGATCACTCACCTCCTCCGACAAGCGATGATGTCGCAACGGATGATGGATACGCTTCATCCGAGCATTCCGCACGGTCGTCATCTCTAGCATCGAGTGTGCGCGATTATCAATTCGAGAATAGTCGACGATATCACAAATTCAAAGAGGGCTTATACCAATTCCCAAATGATCTACCCGAGCAAGAAAGAGAGGATATGAAGCATACGGTTGCAGTGCATCTTCTTGGTGGAAAGTTGCACAATGCGCCGTTGGACCGTCCTCAGAAGATCATCGATGTTGGGACAGGGACTGGAAGTTGGGCGATTGATA TGGGCGATGAATATCCAAGCGCTGAAGTCATTGGGATCGATCTCAGTCCCATTCAACCACCATGGGTTCCTCCCAACGTTCGATTCCTCGTCGACGACGCCGAAGCACCGTGGCTATACTCCGTAAACTCAATAGACCTTGTCCATTTGCGCAACATGTCCACGGCAATCAAGGATTGGCCTGCGCTGCTGGGACAGATCTACCG CGTATTGAAGCCAGGCGGTTGGATCGAGCTTCCCGAATCCCGATGGGTATACGGATGCGACGACGGAACACTACGTCCCGACTTTACACCGCCGCAAATGGTAGCCAATATCCGAGCTGCCCTCGCCAAGTCAGGCATCGAGATGCACGCTGCCGAGAAGAACCCCGATAGACTGCACGACGCTGGATTCGTCAATATCCGCcacgagatcaagaaggtgCCGGTCGGTCCATGGCCAAAAGACCCGAATCTCAAGATGATTGGTCTCTACAACAGGAGTGTCATCTATGATGGTCTGTACGCAATCACCATCGGCCCGTTCACTCGAGCTTTGGGATGGACGCCTGAAGAGGTCGAAGTCTTCCTTGTCAAGGTTCGAAAGGACTTGAAGGATCCCTCGGTGCATTCCTATGTCCACTTCCATTCGCTATGTGCGCAGAAGCCTTTCCGCCCATAG